In a single window of the Deinococcus aetherius genome:
- a CDS encoding phosphorylase family protein translates to MTQIHVRARPGDVAESVLLPGDPNRARRIAEEYLEGATLYTEHRQLLGFTGTYRGVPVSVQTTGMGCPSAAIVTEELARLGAQTLIRVGTLGGATPVVKPADLVVATASVPNDGTTRQFLGGAPYAPAASFEVVEAAVRAARKLGVPHHVGLVMTEDAFYASTPEHAWLWASRGVLGFEMEASAIFLVAAQHGLRAGCLTACSNDIGDPQLVPDDVLAGGVDRMIRVALDAIVTLAGG, encoded by the coding sequence ATGACCCAGATTCACGTGCGCGCACGGCCCGGGGACGTGGCCGAGTCCGTCTTGCTGCCGGGCGACCCCAACCGCGCCCGCCGCATCGCCGAGGAGTACCTGGAGGGCGCCACGCTCTACACCGAGCACCGCCAGCTCCTCGGCTTCACGGGCACCTACCGGGGCGTGCCCGTCAGCGTGCAGACGACCGGGATGGGCTGCCCGAGTGCCGCCATCGTCACCGAGGAACTCGCCCGGCTGGGGGCGCAGACCCTGATCCGGGTGGGCACGCTGGGGGGCGCGACCCCCGTGGTCAAGCCCGCCGACCTCGTGGTCGCCACCGCCTCGGTGCCGAACGACGGCACCACCCGGCAGTTTCTCGGCGGCGCCCCGTATGCCCCCGCCGCGAGTTTCGAGGTCGTCGAGGCCGCCGTCCGCGCCGCCCGGAAACTCGGGGTGCCCCACCACGTCGGCCTGGTGATGACCGAGGACGCCTTCTACGCGAGCACGCCCGAACACGCGTGGCTGTGGGCCTCGCGCGGGGTGCTGGGCTTCGAGATGGAGGCGAGCGCGATCTTCCTGGTGGCTGCCCAGCACGGCCTGCGCGCCGGGTGCCTGACGGCGTGCAGCAACGACATCGGCGACCCGCAGCTCGTTCCCGACGACGTGCTTGCGGGCGGGGTGGACCGGATGATCCGGGTGGCCCTGGACGCCATCGTGACCCTCGCCGGGGGGTAG
- a CDS encoding S-layer homology domain-containing protein, which yields MRKSLIIASTLALSVGAASAQTDQTTTPAAPATQTTPAPTTPATNTTQTTDQTATPAATPAAAPATTTATPSQVTTFSDVPAGHWAKDAVDVIVQRGLIQGFPDGTFRGNESLTRYQAALIFYRLLQNGGLSNSNLSQGDLTTITRGIQEVSTELAALTTRVTDLERLSADQQARITALEGRIAALGTGTGTAGTDTAALTARIDALEAAVRALPTAPAATAGTDTAALTARIDALEAAARNAATTPATTTPAPTTTGTDTTGTVTTTPAPSTVVIGDTAPAATAPTRGNLFAGVSIGAASAGSLGNCYIPNANGRAVNFCASFGGMIGSTQIIGPVGARVAADYRPGANAISADVNATVATTFGRFQPYAGAGLGLTSSRTRATAATPNPTGNSTDTYVSALIGVDFQVTDTISAFAEADARYYLTNKGVGAAQDAAATRGFGNAVKAGLKFYF from the coding sequence ATGCGCAAGTCCCTGATCATCGCGTCCACCCTGGCCCTCAGCGTCGGCGCCGCCAGCGCCCAGACCGACCAGACGACCACGCCCGCCGCCCCCGCGACCCAGACCACCCCCGCCCCGACGACTCCGGCGACGAACACCACGCAGACGACGGACCAGACGGCCACGCCTGCCGCGACCCCGGCGGCGGCGCCCGCCACGACGACCGCGACCCCCAGTCAGGTCACGACCTTCAGCGACGTGCCCGCCGGACACTGGGCGAAGGACGCGGTGGACGTGATCGTGCAGCGCGGGCTGATCCAGGGCTTCCCGGACGGCACCTTCCGGGGCAACGAGAGCCTGACCCGCTACCAGGCCGCGCTGATCTTCTACCGTCTGCTGCAAAACGGCGGCCTCAGCAACAGCAACCTCAGCCAGGGTGACCTCACCACGATCACGCGCGGCATCCAGGAGGTCAGCACCGAGCTGGCCGCCCTGACCACCCGCGTGACCGACCTGGAGCGCCTCAGCGCCGACCAGCAGGCCCGCATCACCGCGCTGGAAGGCCGCATCGCCGCGCTGGGCACCGGCACCGGCACGGCCGGGACCGACACCGCCGCCCTGACGGCCCGCATCGACGCGCTGGAGGCCGCCGTGCGCGCGCTCCCGACCGCACCTGCCGCCACGGCGGGCACCGACACCGCCGCCCTGACGGCCCGCATCGACGCGCTGGAGGCCGCCGCCCGCAACGCCGCGACCACCCCCGCGACGACCACGCCCGCCCCCACGACGACGGGCACCGATACCACCGGGACCGTCACGACGACCCCCGCCCCCAGCACCGTCGTGATCGGCGACACGGCGCCCGCCGCCACCGCCCCCACACGCGGCAACCTCTTCGCCGGGGTGAGCATCGGCGCGGCGAGCGCGGGCTCGCTCGGGAACTGCTACATCCCGAACGCGAACGGCCGCGCGGTGAACTTCTGCGCCAGCTTCGGCGGCATGATCGGCAGCACCCAGATCATCGGGCCGGTGGGCGCACGCGTGGCTGCCGACTACCGCCCCGGCGCGAACGCCATCTCGGCGGACGTGAACGCCACCGTCGCCACGACCTTCGGCCGCTTCCAGCCCTACGCGGGCGCGGGCCTGGGTCTGACGAGCAGCCGCACCCGCGCCACGGCGGCCACCCCCAACCCCACCGGCAACTCGACCGACACCTACGTCAGCGCGCTCATCGGCGTGGACTTCCAGGTCACCGACACCATCTCGGCTTTCGCGGAGGCCGACGCGCGCTACTACCTCACCAACAAGGGCGTTGGGGCCGCCCAGGACGCCGCCGCGACCCGTGGCTTCGGCAACGCGGTCAAGGCCGGTCTGAAGTTCTACTTCTGA